A part of Hippopotamus amphibius kiboko isolate mHipAmp2 chromosome 16, mHipAmp2.hap2, whole genome shotgun sequence genomic DNA contains:
- the OSGIN1 gene encoding oxidative stress-induced growth inhibitor 1 isoform X2 → MKPEAIHPHPLLQRKLTEMPGVSIVDQDLDYLSEGLEGRCQSPVALLFDALLRPDTDFGGNVESVLTWKHQKERAIPHLVLGRNLPGGAWHSIEGSMVTLSQGEWMGLPDLQVKDWMCRKRRGLRNSRATAGDIAHYYRDYVIKKGLSHNFVSGAVVTAVEWGTPEPSGPEVRDPSPLFQVNGFMTAEDQSQQPFSVCACNVVLATGTSDSPAWLDIPGEALPFVHHDLSALEAATRAGMVSASSDPVLIIGAGLSAADAVLYAHHYNIPVIHAFRRSVDDPGLVFNQLPKMLYPEYHKVHQMMREQSILSPSPYEGYRSLPEHQLLLLKEDHQAVFRDPQGLQKVFGVALVLVLIGSHPDLSFLPGAGTDLAVDPDQPLSAKRNPIDVDPFTYQSIHQEGLYAMGPLAGDNFVRFVQGGALAVASSLLRKEARKPP, encoded by the exons ATGAAGCCGGAAGCCATCCACCCGCACCCCCTGCTGCAGAGGAAGCTCACTGAGATGCCCGGGGTCTCCATCGTGGACCAG gACCTGGATTACCTGTCTGAGGGCCTTGAAGGCCGGTGCCAAAGCCCTGTGGCCCTGCTGTTTGATGCCCTCCTGCGCCCAGACACAGACTTTGGGGGCAATGTGGAGTCTGTCCTCACCTGGAAGCACCAGAAGGAGCGAGCCATCCCCCACCTGGTCCTAGGCCGGAACCTGCCTGGGGGGGCCTGGCAT TCCATTGAAGGCTCCATGGTGACCCTGAGCCAAGGCGAGTGGATGGGGCTCCCAGACCTGCAGGTCAAAGACTGGATGTGCAGGAAGCGAAG AGGTCTTCGCAACAGCCGGGCCACTGCCGGGGACATCGCCCACTACTACAGGGACTACGTGATCAAGAAAGGCCTGAGCCACAACTTTGTGTCCGGCGCCGTGGTCACGGCCGTGGAGTGGGGGACGCCCGAGCCCAGCGGCCCCGAGGTCCGGGACCCCAGCCCCCTCTTCCAGGTGAACGGCTTCATGACGGCCGAGGACCAGAGCCAGCAGCCCTTCTCTGTGTGCGCCTGCAACGTGGTCCTGGCCACAGGCACGTCCGACAGCCCGGCCTGGCTGGACATCCCCGGGGAGGCCCTGCCCTTCGTCCACCATGATCTGTCGGCCCTGGAGGCAGCCACGCGGGCAGGCATGGTGTCCGCATCTTCGGATCCCGTCCTCATCATCGGGGCAGGGCTGTCGGCGGCCGACGCGGTCCTCTACGCCCACCACTACAACATCCCTGTGATCCACGCCTTCCGACGGTCCGTGGACGACCCCGGCCTGGTGTTCAACCAGCTGCCCAAGATGCTGTACCCCGAGTACCACAAGGTGCACCAGATGATGCGGGAGCAGTCCATCCTGTCGCCCAGCCCCTACGAGGGCTACCGCAGCCTCCCTGAGCACCAGCTGCTGCTGCTCAAGGAGGACCACCAGGCCGTGTTCCGGGACCCCCAGGGCCTGCAGAAGGTCTTCGGCGTTGCCCTGGTGCTGGTCCTTATTGGCTCCCACCCCGATCTGTCCTTCCTCCCGGGGGCAGGCACGGACCTCGCCGTGGACCCCGACCAGCCACTGAGCGCCAAGAGGAACCCCATTGACGTGGACCCCTTCACTTACCAGAGCATCCACCAGGAGGGCCTGTATGCCATGGGGCCGCTGGCCGGGGACAACTTTGTGCGGTTCGTGCAGGGGGGGGCCCTGGCTGTGGCCAGCTCCCTGCTGAGGAAGGAGGCCAGGAAACCGCCCTAG
- the OSGIN1 gene encoding oxidative stress-induced growth inhibitor 1 isoform X1 codes for MSNWREDHLGASSSEPLPVVIIGNGPSGICLSYLLSGYTPYMKPEAIHPHPLLQRKLTEMPGVSIVDQDLDYLSEGLEGRCQSPVALLFDALLRPDTDFGGNVESVLTWKHQKERAIPHLVLGRNLPGGAWHSIEGSMVTLSQGEWMGLPDLQVKDWMCRKRRGLRNSRATAGDIAHYYRDYVIKKGLSHNFVSGAVVTAVEWGTPEPSGPEVRDPSPLFQVNGFMTAEDQSQQPFSVCACNVVLATGTSDSPAWLDIPGEALPFVHHDLSALEAATRAGMVSASSDPVLIIGAGLSAADAVLYAHHYNIPVIHAFRRSVDDPGLVFNQLPKMLYPEYHKVHQMMREQSILSPSPYEGYRSLPEHQLLLLKEDHQAVFRDPQGLQKVFGVALVLVLIGSHPDLSFLPGAGTDLAVDPDQPLSAKRNPIDVDPFTYQSIHQEGLYAMGPLAGDNFVRFVQGGALAVASSLLRKEARKPP; via the exons ATGAGCAACTGGAGGGAGGACCACCTTGGTGCCAGCAGCTCAGAGCCCCTCCCGGTGGTCATCATTG GCAATGGTCCGTCAGGCATCTGCCTGTCCTACTTGCTCTCGGGCTACACCCCCTACATGAAGCCGGAAGCCATCCACCCGCACCCCCTGCTGCAGAGGAAGCTCACTGAGATGCCCGGGGTCTCCATCGTGGACCAG gACCTGGATTACCTGTCTGAGGGCCTTGAAGGCCGGTGCCAAAGCCCTGTGGCCCTGCTGTTTGATGCCCTCCTGCGCCCAGACACAGACTTTGGGGGCAATGTGGAGTCTGTCCTCACCTGGAAGCACCAGAAGGAGCGAGCCATCCCCCACCTGGTCCTAGGCCGGAACCTGCCTGGGGGGGCCTGGCAT TCCATTGAAGGCTCCATGGTGACCCTGAGCCAAGGCGAGTGGATGGGGCTCCCAGACCTGCAGGTCAAAGACTGGATGTGCAGGAAGCGAAG AGGTCTTCGCAACAGCCGGGCCACTGCCGGGGACATCGCCCACTACTACAGGGACTACGTGATCAAGAAAGGCCTGAGCCACAACTTTGTGTCCGGCGCCGTGGTCACGGCCGTGGAGTGGGGGACGCCCGAGCCCAGCGGCCCCGAGGTCCGGGACCCCAGCCCCCTCTTCCAGGTGAACGGCTTCATGACGGCCGAGGACCAGAGCCAGCAGCCCTTCTCTGTGTGCGCCTGCAACGTGGTCCTGGCCACAGGCACGTCCGACAGCCCGGCCTGGCTGGACATCCCCGGGGAGGCCCTGCCCTTCGTCCACCATGATCTGTCGGCCCTGGAGGCAGCCACGCGGGCAGGCATGGTGTCCGCATCTTCGGATCCCGTCCTCATCATCGGGGCAGGGCTGTCGGCGGCCGACGCGGTCCTCTACGCCCACCACTACAACATCCCTGTGATCCACGCCTTCCGACGGTCCGTGGACGACCCCGGCCTGGTGTTCAACCAGCTGCCCAAGATGCTGTACCCCGAGTACCACAAGGTGCACCAGATGATGCGGGAGCAGTCCATCCTGTCGCCCAGCCCCTACGAGGGCTACCGCAGCCTCCCTGAGCACCAGCTGCTGCTGCTCAAGGAGGACCACCAGGCCGTGTTCCGGGACCCCCAGGGCCTGCAGAAGGTCTTCGGCGTTGCCCTGGTGCTGGTCCTTATTGGCTCCCACCCCGATCTGTCCTTCCTCCCGGGGGCAGGCACGGACCTCGCCGTGGACCCCGACCAGCCACTGAGCGCCAAGAGGAACCCCATTGACGTGGACCCCTTCACTTACCAGAGCATCCACCAGGAGGGCCTGTATGCCATGGGGCCGCTGGCCGGGGACAACTTTGTGCGGTTCGTGCAGGGGGGGGCCCTGGCTGTGGCCAGCTCCCTGCTGAGGAAGGAGGCCAGGAAACCGCCCTAG